In the Bacteroidia bacterium genome, one interval contains:
- a CDS encoding aminopeptidase translates to MKSPKFKWYIYFGFGVLFLFFFYYRELIAYGLNAGFGQAKILLFAQKNQVALNSKKWSSEEKRKIKLIQDVKIFAVNELGLIDNGNYESIYDQQGKPLVWVVTACKPYAFEEKKWHFPFVGNLSYKGFFNWQDANHESINLKKQGWETGIGKVSGWSTLGWFKDPILSSMLSKEDGNLAALIIHEMVHGTIYLGNNVEFSENIADFIGNKGAQLYFKSKKLKHSEKEFNSTLQADLFMNSYYLSWKDSLNHIYKTSPPSQLESQKRNTIRNIYQGIFKLPISKERKAKELRNAKWLYLEGNDFLMSYVRYGNLQDSLENVYRHTFNNNINRFIEVIKTQQH, encoded by the coding sequence ATGAAAAGCCCCAAATTCAAATGGTATATCTATTTTGGATTTGGGGTTCTTTTTTTGTTCTTCTTCTATTATAGAGAATTGATTGCTTACGGATTAAATGCAGGATTTGGTCAAGCTAAAATTCTCCTTTTTGCTCAAAAAAACCAAGTTGCATTAAACTCTAAAAAATGGTCCTCGGAAGAAAAAAGGAAAATTAAACTAATCCAAGATGTAAAAATATTTGCGGTTAATGAACTTGGATTAATCGACAACGGAAATTATGAATCCATTTATGATCAACAAGGTAAACCTCTCGTTTGGGTTGTAACAGCCTGTAAACCATATGCTTTTGAAGAGAAAAAATGGCATTTCCCATTCGTAGGAAATTTGAGTTATAAAGGTTTTTTCAATTGGCAGGATGCTAATCACGAATCAATCAATTTAAAAAAACAAGGTTGGGAAACAGGAATTGGAAAAGTATCCGGATGGAGTACATTAGGATGGTTCAAAGATCCAATTTTATCCAGCATGCTTTCAAAAGAGGATGGTAACCTTGCAGCACTTATCATTCATGAAATGGTTCATGGAACTATTTACTTAGGGAATAATGTTGAGTTTAGTGAAAATATTGCCGATTTTATTGGAAACAAAGGAGCGCAATTGTATTTTAAAAGTAAAAAACTAAAACATTCTGAAAAGGAATTCAATTCAACATTGCAAGCAGACCTATTTATGAATTCTTATTACCTATCCTGGAAAGATAGTTTAAACCACATTTATAAAACAAGCCCGCCAAGCCAATTAGAATCCCAAAAAAGAAATACAATCAGAAACATTTATCAAGGAATTTTCAAACTTCCAATTTCAAAAGAAAGAAAGGCAAAGGAATTAAGAAATGCAAAATGGCTCTATTTGGAAGGCAACGATTTCCTGATGTCTTATGTGAGGTATGGGAACCTTCAAGACAGCCTAGAAAATGTATATAGACATACCTTTAACAACAATATTAATCGGTTCATCGAGGTAATTAAAACCCAACAACATTAA
- a CDS encoding YdcF family protein: MTARKLLFLLAILSFSLVFNGCFIATSYTHSSYKRAQEHMPFDAVIVPGVPFGDSATSSVFRARILWAKYLFEQKLTKNIIFSGSAVYSPYIEGAIMKMIADSLGIPAQNTFAETLAEHSTENVYYSWKMAQKLGFKKVALATDPFQTIMVQSFIHKHCPEVQIVPIVFQRIDMQTSHWLPAINPSLALKPDFVNLEDRESFWERFKGTRGKKIKFD; encoded by the coding sequence ATGACAGCAAGGAAATTACTATTTCTACTTGCCATTCTTTCTTTTTCTCTAGTTTTCAACGGATGTTTTATCGCAACATCTTATACCCATTCTTCTTATAAGAGGGCGCAGGAACACATGCCATTTGATGCAGTTATAGTGCCGGGTGTGCCTTTTGGTGATTCCGCTACGAGTTCGGTTTTTAGAGCAAGAATTTTATGGGCCAAATATTTATTTGAACAGAAACTAACAAAGAATATTATTTTCTCTGGTTCGGCGGTTTATAGCCCTTACATTGAAGGGGCCATTATGAAAATGATAGCTGATAGTTTGGGGATTCCGGCGCAGAATACTTTTGCTGAGACATTGGCAGAGCATAGCACAGAGAATGTTTATTATTCCTGGAAAATGGCTCAAAAATTGGGATTTAAAAAGGTAGCATTGGCAACAGATCCATTTCAAACAATAATGGTTCAATCTTTTATTCATAAGCACTGCCCAGAAGTTCAAATTGTACCTATAGTTTTTCAAAGAATTGATATGCAAACAAGTCATTGGTTGCCAGCCATTAATCCTAGTTTAGCTCTTAAACCTGATTTTGTTAACCTGGAAGATAGAGAGTCCTTTTGGGAGAGATTTAAAGGTACCAGAGGGAAGAAAATTAAATTTGATTAA